Proteins encoded together in one Salarchaeum sp. JOR-1 window:
- a CDS encoding thioredoxin family protein has product MAGESTRVLDRGDPAPEFSLPGTDGETYSPDDFRECDALLVVFTCNHCPYAQAKHPTLNAIAADYDDVAVVGINSNDADAYPDDSFAAMRDAVREGTVAYDAYLRDESQTTAAAYGAVCTPDPFLFANRDGLELAYHGRLDDAQSPDSEPSGEPGFEMRDAIDTVLAGEDVTREFAPARGCTIKWKPGNEPDYWGDL; this is encoded by the coding sequence ATGGCAGGCGAATCAACGCGCGTGCTCGACCGCGGCGACCCGGCACCCGAGTTCTCCCTCCCCGGAACAGACGGCGAGACGTACTCTCCCGACGACTTCCGTGAGTGCGACGCCCTGCTCGTCGTGTTCACGTGCAACCACTGTCCGTACGCGCAGGCGAAACACCCGACCCTGAACGCCATCGCCGCCGACTACGACGACGTGGCGGTGGTCGGCATCAACTCCAACGACGCCGACGCCTACCCCGACGACTCCTTCGCGGCGATGCGCGACGCCGTCCGCGAGGGAACCGTGGCCTACGACGCCTACCTCCGAGACGAATCCCAGACGACCGCAGCGGCCTACGGCGCGGTCTGCACGCCCGACCCCTTCCTCTTCGCGAACCGCGACGGCCTCGAACTCGCCTACCACGGCCGCCTCGACGACGCCCAGTCGCCCGACTCGGAACCGTCCGGCGAACCCGGGTTCGAGATGCGTGACGCCATCGACACCGTCCTCGCCGGCGAGGACGTGACCCGCGAGTTCGCGCCCGCCCGCGGCTGCACCATCAAGTGGAAACCCGGGAACGAACCCGACTACTGGGGCGACCTCTGA